ATTGAACTCTTCCTGTTATTGACAATAGAGACTAACAGACCATTTGAAATCTCAAGGATTCTTCCAACTCTGGGATTTTTTTAAGTCATGAGATATTTTTAAGGGCGGTGAGAGCAGAAGCCACTTTGCTTGAGTTTAGCAAAGGAAAGGGTAATAAGATGGTGGTTGCAAGTATagtccattcattcaaaaactggcagaaagaaataatggattaGCATGTTGGAAAGCTCTAAGTGAAAAATGGGTaggtaataaatatataattatctttggtttcataaaattttctggaattttgtgATAGATGCTTTTCACAGACTAGGAATACACAGTAATGAATTCCTAACAGAGCTCTGGCCTGCTTGCTTGTAGGTTACACTGAGAAATTGAGCTCAAGCGTGAATCAGATGGGAAATGAACCATATTAATTTTCAGAACCCCAATTTTTTTACTCAACTGTgaaccaaattattttttttctttcagaaaagcattTAGGAAACTGGAACTAGAACTCaactgcattttctaaaattactGATCAGGCACAAAATTGTAATAAAACATTTTCCACATCAAACTGGAAATGGAACCTGTATTTCATATAGTTCAACTTTCAGCCTTAAACTTCTTAGTAATGCAGCAGCAATGCAAAAATACatcattaattttatattaatcaGAAGGAAATGATCAGTGTGAATTAGTGGTATGTTTAAATTAGAGATTACATGTTTTATATACATCACTTAAAACTAAGCTACTAAAGTTGCTATACTCAAATTATTGCTTAGCATTAAACTATATTTAATTAAATGCTGAGTTTGATATATAATTAGTAAAACAGTTGTATGTAAATGATGCTTTAAAATgatattctgcatttttaaatgcctatattaaaaagaaaatcttgtgtCAGTAACTTAACCTTCTTTGTAAGACAGTAAAAAaacaagagcaaactaaacccaaacaagcaaaacaaaggaaataataaagattagagaagaaattaatgagacataaaatagaaaaacaatagggGAAATAAGCAACACTAAAATTTGGTTCTTTAAGAACTATattctcaatttttaatttcaaacattCCCTGACAAAACATATACACTGTTAAGTTGTACCATCTGAAATAATAgttttctggaaaaagcaaactGGTCCAATCCTTGTCAAAATAATTGCAGGTTTCTCAAATTTGTAAGATTTTATCATAATGTACTGTCATGCTAATTATCATCATAGTATTCAACCATTTCTTCTTGTACACTTGCTTACCTTTACAAATCGTCAACCAGGATTTGTCTGAATCACATTTTCTAAGGGTGTTtaatatttgacttttttcttgccttcttgaaACTATTATAGCTTACTATTATTACTGTGGAATTAATTTAGGttgcattcttctctttcctcccattGTGGGAACCTCAAAAGTGTCCCTGAATATTGTATACTTTAACTTACTTTCCCAAATTTGGACATTAATAATCTTGCCTCATCTAATAAAAGAGCCAtgactaggggccggcctggtggtgcagcggttaagtgcacacgttctgcttcggcagctcggattctccggttcggatcccgggtgcggacatggcactacttggcaagccatgctatggtaggcatcccacatataaagtagagaaagatgggcacggatgttagctcagggccggtcttcctcagcgaaagaggaggattggcaacagttgttagctcagggctaatcttcctcaaaaaaaaaaaggaaccatgACTCACTGCTTTCAAATGACCAGAAAGTATCAGTTTCTTACATACTGTACTTGCATTTTGCCATTTCAAGTACTTATTTCCTTATCTCACAACAGATACATAGATCTCTTTTCTCTTATCTCAGTATTTCCTTAGAGTTTACATCCTATCTACTTACAAGGTCAGATTAGAGAGGTTAGGCCACATTGTGTAAGGTACCCATGTTTACGGGTTCAGTCTTGTTCAGAGTTCTGTTTACTTGCAACTGGTATTTAgatctttattattttgactGTTTTTCATTCCTTAATATCTTAGAGTCCTTGGTAATCAGCTTTTATAGATTCAAGGCAGTCCCAATTCAAACCCCAGCAGACATTTTTGTAAAAGTTTATAAGATGATTCTAAAGtatatatggaaataaaaagaacgTAGACTCAGTAAGTTATAGGACATAAACTGCCTGATttaaagacttactataaagctacagcaatgaAGAGAGTGTGACATTAGTgcaaagataaatatacaaatcaAGGGAATAGAATAGTCAAAATGCTGTAAAGCATGAAGGAACATCCTGGGAAGATCTTGATTGAGGTGGTGTTTATATTGGCATATGGTTTGTTCAAAGTCCCTAACCTATACCCTTACAatgtgtgaattttattgtatgtaaagtGTGCTtcaataaagtggtttttttCAAAGCAAAGCACTTGTTCTTAATAGCTGATTTATACTTTAATCCTAAGCCTTTTTGCCCCGCTTTTAGTAGTTAAGTCGATGTGCCTATGGTTTCGTATCTCCAAACTATATAGTTAGCTTGATTTCCTCCCACCAGAGCTAATCTCTTCCTTAATACATTAGCACTAAGGAGCACTCAGAAGGGAGAGGTTAACTGTGGTGCTGGGAATCCAGGAAGGCTTCACTGTGGCATCCCTTAAGGTGGGTCTTAATCCCTCCTGATACTTcttaagctccttgaaggcagaaacgTGACTCATCCTCGAAACCTCCACTGTGCTTTGGTCAGTTTCAGGCACATAGCTGCGTTGGAGAAAGGTTGATTTGAATGGTTTTTAgtgacattaatttttaaaaatattcttaagttTATTGGTCAGAAATGAGATTGAAttagattatttataaaatgacttTTAGTTCAGAGCAGTTATTAGTAAGCCTCTAGCAAAGACTTCCCTTAAGCCAGGAATGGGAATTATTTACAGTTTCTTAGTGACGAAgcaaaaccctttctctcctgaaaGGCACCGTGTCACTCTGATGAATTGCAGAGCTTACCTTCTCTGTCTCAAACACATGTATCCTTAAGGACTGACATCTGTAGAGCTgagggtttatttttgtttattttgtggtATCTTTAAGGCTTCAGAAAATGCTATTTCAACAATCAACTGAGCATCATGGTGTACAAGATCATTTCTATCATTGGCTCAATGTTTCCATTTTGATTGAATTTTAATTCTAGTTTTATGATAGACCTCATTTAATATTGTTGGCtgttatatttttctagtttttccttttcacGTTTTATGTTATTAAAGCTTCATTAAGTTGTTTCTAAATATCCATTTGCATAATCTAAATATCCATTCTTAAACACAGTTGCAGTCCTCAGAGACTTACAGCTCTAGCAGTGCTTCAGTTTGATTTATCGTAAATAATACCTCTAGAAGAAAGCTAGTAATTTCCAAAATGACTTGGTATAGCCTTCAAGCAAGTACATTCTGGCCATGATTTTTGCCTTTAGAGATTTTAAGTCTATTAATCATTTTCACCAAGAAttttgaaatataagaaaaataaattcctatttttaatattttagggtACCATCTGCCTGGAGAATGGATCTTTCTTGCTGAACTTTACAGGCTGTGCAGTATGCAATAAGCGGGATTTTATGCTGATCACAAACAAATCTTtgaaagaggaagatggagaagaaatAGTTACCTATGATCGTAAGTAGGCTTTTTCTTCCCTTGTGAGTTTGTTAGCAGATGTTAGGTTTTGGAAGTTGATATAGTGTAAAGCATTATGAGGCCTATTTCAATGTCACAGTGCAACACATAGTTACTAGTTAGGTTTTTAAGAGGCAAATATAGATAACACCCATTTATCTAGCATTATCAGTTAGTTTTCATAAATGACTTTTGCAGACAACTGAAGGTTATGATTCAGgcaccaatttttttttgtttatttttaatgcctTCTGAAACAAgatatagagatttttttttaactttagggATGTCCATGTGAATTTTCGCTTTCTACTAAAGTATATTATAGTAATACTCTCCAACAGTCATTAAAGTGTTTAAGCTGTTTCCCATATACTAAAGGTCACTGGAATGCTATGGTTCTTTTagtcttgtttttgcttttatagcTTCTTTTGTCTCCTATCTCACTGTCAGtctgttgtttctttgtttcgcTGCTGTAAATATGCTACCTTCATGTGCTGCTCCTCCTCAATGCTGggaaaccaaataaataaaccacgtatagtaaaaataaatcaattctgAAGTTGGCACTAAGAATTTCTGTGAGCAAATTAAGTATATGTACGCTTTAGGGCCCAGGTATTGTGACAAGTATTTAAACTGTTCACAGCCCCTTTCTATTTGTCTCCTGGTTTTTTGGTATGTTCTGAATATATGAGGAATGAATGTGCAAATAATGATATCTTGAAAGAGGGTATGAAAGACGCTAAGCCTTTAGAATAGAGTCAGACTgtcaaaaaatgttttatgtgaGAAGAATCATCTTCTTTGTTTTAGCATATACCCCTTTAAACTCTATTTTGTTCCAGGTAGTAGGGCATCGTGCTTAAGAGCAAGGGCTCTGGAACTGGAATGCTTGGGTTTGAATTCAGGTTCCAACACTTGCTAGCTCGATGGTCTTCCTAGCTACTTAACCACAGTGCACCCGTGTTTCCTTATCCCTAAAAAGGTGGTAACAATAGTGTGCACCTCATTGGGGTTTTGAGAAGATTAAGTGAATGAATagattaaaagtatttaaaacattatctggcatgcagtaagcactcaataaattataGTTATTATCATATTGTTTGCActagattcttttgttttttattgtttatagTAGCATAATTTCTATCATTCCTGAGAAGAAAAGCTTTTACATAGTTAGCTAGGTCCAGCTAGTTTAAAAAACACACTTACATATCTGTTAATTGATTACCTTAGAGAGCTTTCAATGGTAATTAATATATGCACTTAAGTCTCTGAGTTCAGGCCCTTAATTATGTAGTGTTGCTATGTAACAGATTCTGGATTTCTTATCCAGGTAGATATTATAATGGATTTCTTTGCTGTGTTAAATATGACAGGATTAAGATTCTTTTAAAGCAATATCAAGCtgagaatataaattttattgtCTTAAGACACCTTCCAAGGCTTAACTGTTTAATTATCTCTCTGTTTTGGCAGATCTCTGTAAGAATTGTCATCACGTGATAGCCAGGCATGAGTATACATTCAGTATCATGGATGAATTTCAGGTGAATATATAAATATGGGTATGTTATTGTGGGGAGGGGGATAGTAAAAGTACCCCTGAAAGTCTAGATGTAGTTTTCATAAATGAAGTACTAGTGGCTGTGAGAGGAGACCAGCACTCTCTTCTCCTTGTGTGAGTTGAGAGAGACATAGATGTGGGTGGATCTGTTCCAGCCTGTCTTCACAAGAGTCGCAAATCAAAATGCATTCCTTACAAATGATGTCTCAATCCcatcatttttgtttataaagaACCGCTCATTATGGCTTCTTATGAGGTTACCGTTGTGCCCTTTTCTTCTCTACTCAGTTATGTGGTTGCACAATTGTTGGCTTTAAGTGTTGGCCTGCACACTGCCATCATACTTACTGGTCATGGAAATTGTGATAAGGAGGTTATCTTTGTTCTCCCTAGTAGGCATGTGTAGTTGAGCAACTCTGTAGTCTCAATTGTAGTaagacattttattattatttgttaagtAAAATGGCAAGATGGATGTATCAAGGCTGGAAGAGAGAAGCTGAACCACTTGGGATTTAGTATAAGGATTAGTCCTCATACAATTGTGAGAGCATGTGAAGAATTCTACAAAAGGCTGTTGTGGGCCTGAAATTGCTGAAGATTCACAGATCTGATGCTCAGAAAgaaaagctggacagtgaaggaGAGCCAGGGACAAACAGGAAACCAGAAGGACACGCTGGAACCTGCGCCTGTCCCTCACTGCCTCTGTTTTCAAGTCTTCAGATTGAGTTACTTATTTAGCGTGAACTCCATGTTCATCCATAAGATATAAATATCAGGTTAGAGCTTTTAATAGgcaagggaatttttttttaaatccttcaaATTTTGGTAGTactataattaggaaaaaaatcttccatAACAGAAGCTTATAAAATAGCATATTTTTTGTACCACTTTTGTTCATCCTCATTTTAGTGTGGAAGAAAATACTTAGTTACCCGTCAGAATCTGGTCTAATATGTTGTGGTTAATCTAaacaacatctttttttttttttaaagattttgtttttccttctgctccccaaagctccccagtacatagttgtatattctagttgtaggtccttctagttgtggcatgtaggacgccacctcagcatggcctgacgagtggtgccatatccgtgcccaggatctgaaccggtgaccggcaaaaccctgggccaccgaagtggagctcgtgaacttaaccacttggccacggggctggcccctggacaaTATCTTGACCATATCTCCTCAGCATCCAAAAATTAtgcctcaaaaaatatttatatggggctggccatgtggctgagtggttaagttcgtgtactccgcttcagcagcccagggtttcgccagttcagatcccgggtgcagacgtgacactgctcatcaagccatgctgaggcagcgtcccacataacacaaccaaaggcactcacaactagaatatacaactatgtaccagggagctttgtgggggagaagaaaaaaaaaattggcaacagttgttagctcaggtgccaatctttaaaaaaaagaggaaaggggcctgcccagtggcacagcggttaagttcgcacgttccacttcggcggcccagggtttgtggttctgatcctgggtgcagacatggcacttcttggcaagccatgctgtagtaggcgtcccacgtacaaagtagaggaagatgggcacggatgttagctcagggccagtcttcctcagcaaaaagaggaggattggcggcagctgttagttcagggctagtcttcctcaaaataaataaataaataaaagacaaaaatatttatatgatatATGTAACTTAAGGCAGAATCAAGATTTCAGTGAATGGTGGCCAAATAGGAGAATGAGCATCTCATGGGCTTAAAGGAGCAGTTCTATCCTTTTATGAGAGAAAAGAAGTGCTTATAGCTGTTTTCCTGTAGCTCCTGTGAGCTGAGTCTCTAAATGGATATTGAGATTGCCTCTTTTGAGCCATTATATGTCACTGCCATGAGACCAAAGTCTAGCTGATGTTCCGTTATAGCTGAACACACATATTTTCAGAGCTCCCCTAGAAATTACTCTAgggtggaaagaagagaaaggaagatggtTTATAGTCACAATGCCTGGACGGTGTGAAATTCTCTTGGAAAAAACTCTTAAACTGGACTCTCTATCTCCACTCTTCCCTCTCCCAACATCTGCTTCCCCCTACCCAAACATATTCTATATTCTGACATCagactattatttttttcaaatgatgcTTTCAGACTACCTGATTAGCCTTTCCATAGCTCACCTTTAGCTGTAGTATGATATCCAAACTCCCCATCCCAAGGTTTTCACTGGGCTGCCCAGCTTCCCTCTCTCTTATTTCCCACTACTCTCCTCGTGTACACCAGACACAGCATTGACTTTagactttcttccttccctcctgttatcaaggaagatttttatttcctcctctctaaGGCTACTTCTACTGCATTGCCTCAGGAATCTCATgttatcttctctctttctagCATCCTCTTGTTCTCCATGGGATTTAAAACAGTGTTTACATTAAATATACTTAGTTCttctttatttgttaaaaataaattaaaatccttCCATTTCACTCAGCCACCTCTTTGGTTCACCCTCTTATCATCTCTGGCCTTCCTCTTGCTTCTTGACCTGAGTaggtctttctctctttcccctattTCCCTGTGCTCCTCTTAACCACCGACAATCTGGTTTTCATGTTCACTTTACTGAAAGTATTCTCCTGTAGGTTTCCTGTAATGTAGCCAAGTTCTGTGACCTCGCCTCAGTTCTTACCTCTTTTGACATCTCTCCTGGATCTGGTTTTGTTAACCATTGTTGTCTTCGAAGCATCTCTTCCCTGGTGGTCCATAGTGctagacttttttctttcttcttaaatcaTTTTGACCGCTGCTCTGCTTCTTCTGTGGCTTCCTTTCCTGCTTTGCCCTAACTCATTTTCCCCTGGGCTTTGGTCTCTTGTCTGGAACCTTCTCTGTACTCCTCAAATAGTGGGCACACACAGTCAGTCTCAGTTGAAACCTATCAGATATCTTCCAGATCTCGTTCTCTAACCCTAACACCCTTCCTGCcctcctttttccctttgtttctcttgttttttgGCTCCACTGCCACACCTCCTGTCAAGGACCAGACCCACTCAAACCTAAATTACTGCAGCAGCCTCCACACTGTAGTTCTCACACTGCCCTCAGATCAGTCTCCCTTAAACACAGCATCCTGTCGCTCCTCTGCTACTCCATGTACAATATGCTTGCTCTTTTCCATATCACCGTCCTTATTCATGCCTTTTCCTTGACTTAAATTCTCGTTTCTCTTTACTTGTCCCTCAAGCCAACTAAATCTTACCTCTTTCAAGCTGACCTtaaattctatttcctttttgcTCTCGAGAGTCCTGCCCACACTGCTTTGTCCCTTTTCTGCACTCTTCTTGTACCTATAGCAGGCCCTGACTCCTGTGAATAGCCACTTGGGAACTTCCGTCTCAGCATGATGACCACAGGAACTCTTCAGTTCTCAGCTGCTATGGCTTACTTCCTCATCCCCGCCCAACTCCAGCCCCCATCTTATTCCTGCAATAGTTAAGTTCAAGGTCGGGTACCCACCATTGGTaatgttttggtttggtttggtttattttattttttattttttttaactttttattaagattatgatagtttacaaccttgtgaaatttcagttgtacattattgttaggcatgttgtaggtgcaccacttcaccctttgtgccctctcccaccccgccctttcccctggtaaccaccaatcagttctttGTGTCTCTaagtttaacttccacctatgagtggagtcatacagagttcgtctttctctatctggcttatttcacttaacataataccctcaaggtccatccatgttgttgtgaatgggatgattttatccttttttatggctgagtagtattccattgtatatatatacaccatatcttctttatccaatcatcacttgatgggcacctaggttgcttccacatcttggctattgtgaataatgctgcgatgaacatagggatgcatgggacttttggaattgctgatttcaagttctttggatagatacccagtagtgggatggctgggtcataaggtatttctatttttaattttttgagaaatctccatactgttttccatagtggctgcactagtttgcattcccaccgacagtgtatgaggattcctttttctccacaacctctccaacatttgtcactttttgttttggttatttttgccattctaacaggtgtaaggtgatatcttagtgtagttttgatttgcatttccctgatgattagtgatgatgggcatcttttcatgtgtctattggccatccgtatatcttctttggagaaatgtctattcatgtcccctgcccatttttttttcattaaggttatgaaagttaacatccttgtgaaattacagttgtacatcattattagtcatgttgtaggtacaccacttaacccctagtgccctcccctcacccccctttcccctggcaaccaccaatcagttctctgtGTCCATATGtcaactaccacctatgagtggagtcatacagagttcgtctttctctaactggcttatttcactcaacgtaacaccctcaaggtctatccatgttgttgtgaatgggacgactttgtccttttttatggctgagtagtattccattgtatatatataccacatcttctttatccaattatcagttgctgggcacttaggttggttccatgacttggctattgtgaataatgctgcaatgaacataggggtgcatgaaacttttggaattgctgatttcaggttcttaggatagatacccagtagtgggatggctgggtcataaggtatttctattcttaactttttgaggaatctgcatactgttttccatagtggctgcaccagtttgcattcccaccaacagtgtatgagggttcccttttctccacagcctctccaacatttgtcactcttggttttggatatttttgccattctaacaggtgtaaggtgatatcttagtgtagttttgatttgcatttccctgatgattagtgatgatgagcatcttttcatgtgtctattggccatccgtatatcttctttggagaaatgtctgttcatgtcccctgcccattttgtaattgggttgtttgattttttattgttgagttgtgtgagttctttgtatattatggagattaaccctttgtcagataaataacttgtgaatattttttcccaattagtggactgtttttttgtttcaatcctgttttcccttgccttgaagaagctctttagtctgatgaagtcccaattgtttattctttctattgtttccctcatgtgaggggttatggtgtccgaaaagattcttttgaagctgatgtcaaagagtgttctGCCGATagtctcttctagaagacttattgtttcaggcctaatctttaggtctttgatccattttgagtttattttagtaaatggtgaaaaagaatcgttgattttcattcttttacatgtggctgtccagttttcccagcaccatttgttgaagagactttctttcctccattgtaggccctcagctcctttgtcaaagattagttgtccatagtggtttggtttattttaaatgtctcaggggaaatttaaatataatcaGAAGTAGGCAGAATAGTGTATTAACCTCCACTACCCAGCTTCAATTTGCTTTATTTGTACCTTACCATTCCCACGTTTCCCacaggattattttgaagcaaaaccCAAACATATCACTATGTCTATAAATATTTGAGTaggtatctctaaaagataaggattctgtttgtaaaacaaacacaataccattgttaaacaaaataaggtTTTCTGATGACAGGAGTAGAGGGGAAAGTAGAGACAAGTACAGAGtttaaatggaaaatacattACAAATTATTGCAGGGATCCTTTAGTTTTTGTATCTCCCTAAAAGCCATTAAAAGGACTCTGTGTGTGCCTCAGACTGCTTTGTTCCTCTGTGGACCAGGGAAGGAGAGGACTTGGGTCAGGATTAGCaggtagaaataaaggaaaagggcCAAGGGGCGCTCAGAATGAAACAAAGGATCTGGTCTGACCCGTAGGTGACCTGCCCCTCCATCCTTCCCACTAATCTCTCTCTTTAGGCTTCTTGGTAGGCTTCGCACAGGTGGAGCCCTTCGGGGTCTCCATGAGAGACTGGGGGGGATTTTTATTCTCCCAACTTGACTGGTTTTGGCAAAAGGTGTCTTAAGTCCCCCATATTCCTGGCAGCACTGGGAGATGTGTTCCTGGCATCCCCAGTTAGAATTCTAGACATATTTTCCCACAGAAGCACTGCTATATATGGTTAGATTCTATAGCACTTGTTCAATGTAAGTTTAAAAGACCCCCTGGATTTCCCTGGGAATCTAACTGCCCTATGCAACATTACTTCTGTGGGAAACTGCTTTTGAATTCCAAACAATTGACCTACAGTGAAATCTGGATTCCAGACTGCCTATAAATTGAAGATTAGAGGTGTAATCAGTCTTACTGATTTAATAATCAGTAAGATTTATAATCTTTATAATTTGTAACCTTTCCAGATTATACtatgttttagattttttctttctcccaagtTAGAGCATAAGTTTTGCAAGGTCAGACCTTGCCCTTGCCCTCTCTCATGTCTGCCAGTCACCTAGCACGTTGCAGAGAGTTTGAGCACTTAATAAAAACTTGTCAATGGATAGATTGGTTGAAAACTCAGTTATTTGTCTAGCTTCACACATTTTCCTATTTTggctttattacttttttcttctgcatttccagTGAGAGGTTTGACATCCTACTAGTAAGTCTGGTGAATGAAAGCAGAAGTATTTGAGAGCAGTAAAAGACCTTGGAGAGAATggagttttatttcatttttaattcatgAGACGTGTATTTGTTTACTGAGCTCTAGCCTCTGTTTATTCCTACTGTGTGTGTAGAgtagaatttaaaattaagtgTGGTCTTAATTTTTGAAGCAATCTTTCCACTGCCACTAAAGTCCCTGCCGAACTCACTGTTGGAAATGGAAAGTCATTGTTCTCTGAGACCCTCTCTGCAGTGACTGTCCAGGCCCATGAAACACAAACTGCCTCAAGTGATCAAGTTCCAGACAGCAGCACTCTCAATGTCAGGTGTGGAAGTACTAATAGATTTCACACGGatgtttgttttctaaagaagataaaaGGTTTTtaagcaaaagttttaaaagaaatatatttgtgtAGTTTATGACCATATTAAATATTCTAGAAAGGGACAGCTATAAGAATAGGACTTTGCCCTAAGGATTTTTACCTAAAACAAAATCCCTTATGTCACCAGTCTGGACATTTAAGCCCAAGGAATATAAAACTTCTTAAATAAATCCAATTCCAGACAACTAGCTATCTAAATATGAGGCATGACATACTAGTGGGTTTAACacaattgttttttttccctggaGTAGATAAAAGTAACTTTTTTGATTTgagaattttctcccttttttgttgtttttaaaatcatttctattGCATATTAGTGTAAAATATCCTAGAAAGGAACAACTCTGAGAACAGGAATTTGTCCTTAGGGACTGTGCTCAAATTGCCTCATTACTTTAGATAGCAGCACTAAGCCCAATATGTgtggtggcttttttttctttttttggtgagcaagattcaccctgagctaacatctgtgccagtcttcctctcttttctatgtgggatgccaccacagcatggcttgatgagcggtgtgtaggtccatgcccaggatgtgaacccgcaaaccctgggccggccaccaaagcagagcgagcaaacttaaccactctgtcaccaggctggccctaataTGTCTGTTTTTTAAGTCCAAGAAATTGCAAGTCATTTCCAAGATGGCGTTCTTGTATACATAGTAAACAGAGCATCAGCATGTGGTaaatttatataaacaaaaaGCTCTGGGATACACAG
The nucleotide sequence above comes from Equus asinus isolate D_3611 breed Donkey chromosome 7, EquAss-T2T_v2, whole genome shotgun sequence. Encoded proteins:
- the CHURC1 gene encoding protein Churchill isoform X2; the encoded protein is MVPETSYSRVVYLGRMRQPSLSSRDASSSRKRWRALPVNCVAMCGDCVEKEYPNRGTICLENGSFLLNFTGCAVCNKRDFMLITNKSLKEEDGEEIVTYDHLCKNCHHVIARHEYTFSIMDEFQ